In Strigops habroptila isolate Jane chromosome 4, bStrHab1.2.pri, whole genome shotgun sequence, a single genomic region encodes these proteins:
- the LRRC74A gene encoding leucine-rich repeat-containing protein 74A, giving the protein MNLFGFMADQNEATSKISESPESVSLGDASAEKATEGSDTDLEVEDPQKAFVGSTGAELYLEACRLMEVVPVSYFIQNMAKSYINLNHYGLGPKGVKAIAIALVSNETITHLELEDNCMLAEGAICIAEMLRENSTLQELNISNNHLDTAGAEAIANLLLDNMSFLHTIQLSGNNFGEESALYFSEALMSNFQVKELDLSHNEFSEKGGQLLGQMLDSNSKLEILDLSWNHLRRKGAVALGKGLRGNGALKILNLSWNGIGNEGANALGEVLKVNDVLVHLDISNNQINNEGAKKLCRGLEANEKLRILKMAGNPLTMEGATALVLSIRKNSKSMMEEINISNVLVNKTFIKLLDLVYQIRPELNVIYGEVEGCITTMPEQRPNPMKVIQNYLKERNLQLWDFFRKMDEEGNMKIPVAAFRRAMMQHPSIPMDRIQMGELVHKLDRNRTGVVDYSHFKEQKPVEGE; this is encoded by the exons ATGAATCTGTTTGGTTTCATGGCAGACCAGAATGAAGCAACATCCAAAATCAGTGAGTCTCCAGAGTCTGTGTCGTTGGGTGACGCCTCAGCAGAGAAGGCCACAGAAGGCTCTGACACTGACCTAGAGGTTGAAG ATCCTCAGAAGGCCTTTGTGGGCAGTACAGGCGCAGAGCTGTACTTGGAAGCATGCAGGCTGATGGAGGTGGTGCCTGTCTCATACTTTATTCAGAACATGGCCAAGTCTTATATAAACCTGAACCACTATGGTCTAGGACCCAAAGGTGTCAAAGCCATTGCTATTGCTCTAGTG TCCAATGAGACTATCACCCATCTAGAGTTGGAAGACAATTGCATGCTGGCAGAAGGAGCCATATGCATAGCAGAGATGCTACGAGAGAATTCCACCCTTCAAGAACTG aACATCTCAAATAACCACCTAGacacagcaggagctgaagcCATTGCCAATTTGCTTTTGGACAACATGTCCTTCCTCCACACTATTCAGCTCTCAG GAAACAACTTTGGAGAGGAGAGTGCGCTGTACTTTTCTGAGGCATTAATG agcaaTTTCCAAGTGAAGGAGCTGGACCTCAGCCACAATGAGTTCTCTGAGAAGGGAGGACAGCTCCTGGGACAGATGCTCG aCAGCAACTCAAAACTGGAGATTCTGGACCTGAGCTGGAATCACCTGAGAAGGAAGGGGGCAGTAGCACTGGGAAAAGGTCTCCGG GGCAATGGTGCACTGAAAATACTCAACCTTTCTTGGAATGGCATTGGCAACGAGGGAGCAAATGCCCTAGGAGAAGTCCTCAAAGTCAATGACGTGCTGGTTCACCTGGACATCAGCAACAACCAGATCAACAATGAGGGAGCCAAGAAGCTCTGCAGGGGCCTTGAAGCCAATGAAAAACTCAGAATCCTGAAG atGGCTGGTAATCCCCTGACCATGGAAGGTGCTACTGCACTAGTCTTATCTATCAGAAAGAACTCCAAATCCATGATGGAGGAGATCAACATTTCA AATGTGTTGGTGAACAAAACTTTCATCAAATTGCTGGATTTGGTGTACCAAATACGTCCCGAACTAAATGTCATCTATGGAGAAGTCGAAGGCTGTATCACCACCATGCCTGAGCAGCGTCCAAATCCCATGAAAGTGATTCAG AACTACTTGAAAGAACGCAACCTACAACTCTGGGACTTTTTTAGGAAGATGGATGAGGAAGGAAATATGAAGATCCCCGTGGCTGCTTTCCGGAGAGCCATGATGCAG CATCCAAGCATCCCAATGGATCGCATCCAAATGGGGGAACTAGTGCACAAGCTAGACCGGAATCGGACAGGGGTTGTGGACTACAG TCACTTCAAAGAGCAGAAGCCTGTGGAAGGGGAATAG